A region of Neovison vison isolate M4711 chromosome 7, ASM_NN_V1, whole genome shotgun sequence DNA encodes the following proteins:
- the LOC122914612 gene encoding 60S ribosomal protein L36-like has product PMAMGFNKSHRSKLRHSHHSGHLTTHTEFPRDMIRVLCGFTSYKQITLELLTVSKDKYALKIIKNRVGTQIHAKRKQQELSKVLAAYRKPAAKD; this is encoded by the coding sequence CCCATGGCCATGGGCTTCAACAAGAGCCACAGGAGCAAGCTGAGGCACAGCCACCACTCTGGACACCTCACCACACACACCGAATTCCCAAGGGACATGATCAGAGTGTTATGTGGCTTCACCTCATACAAGCAGATCACCCTGGAGCTGCTCACAGTCTCCAAGGACAAGTATGCCCTCAAGATCATCAAGAATAGAGTGGGGACACAGATCCATGCCAAGAGGAAGCAACAGGAGCTGAGCAAAGTTCTGGCTGCCTACAGGAAACCAGCTGCCAAGGACTGA